AGCTGGCCGACCTGGATCGGCGGCGATCGGTCGTGCATCCCCTGGTCCCGGGGGTGATCAACAGCAAGACGGTCGCCACCGGGCAGCACGTCGAGGCCCAGGCGGTCCTGGCGACGCTGGTCGACACCCGCGCCCTCGAGGTCCGCTTCCGCATCTCGGAGCAGGAATCGGTGCGCCTGACCGACGGCGTCGAGGTGCGCTTCACGACCGCGGGGCGGCCCGGGAAGGAATTCACGGCGCGCGTGTTTCACGTCTCGTCGACGGCCGATCCGACGAGCCGGATGGTCGAGTGCCTGGCGCGCGTCGACAACCCGGCCGGCGTGCTCAAGCCCGGGTTCTTCGCCGAGGTGAAGGCCGACGTCGAGAGCCACAAGGGGGCCGTGGTCATCCCGGAGCGCTCCGTCCTGTCGACCGATCGCGGCTTCGTGGTGTTCGAAGTGATCGACGGCAAGGCGGTCGAGCGCCGCGTCAGCCTGGGCCTGAGGACCCGGGACGGCGGCGTCGAGATCGCCTCGGGACTGGAGCCCAGCGCGCAGGTGGTGACCGACGGCGGCGACATCCTGCGCGACGGCGCGACGGTCCAGGTCGTCTCCGCGGCCCCTGCGGGCGCCGCCCAGTGAGTCCGGAGAACGAACGGTGAGCCTCTCCGACATCTCGATCCGCAACCACGTCTTCGCCTGGATGCTGATGGCCGCCCTGATCATCTTCGGCGGGATCGGCTTTGCGCGCCTGGGCGTCAGCCAGAACCCGGACGTCGATTTCCCCGTCATCAACGTGCAGGTCACGCTGGAGGGCGCCTCACCGGAGGTGATGGAATCGGACGTCATCGAGCCGCTCGAGGACGCCGTCACCACGATCGAGGGGGTCAAGTCGATCTCCTCGACCAGCAAGCAGGGGCGCGCCACGGTGATCGTCGAGTTCGACCTGAAGCGCAACATCGACCTGGCGCTGCAGGACGTGCAGACGCGCGTCGCCCAGGCGGCGCGAATTCTGCCGCGCGAGGTGGACCCGCCAACCATCAGCAAGACGAACCCGGAAGACCAGCCGATCATGTGGCTGAACCTCTCCGGCAACAAGGACCCCAGGGCGCTCGCCGACTACGTGCGCAACGTCCTGAAGGACCAGTTCCAGACGCTGCCCGGCGTCGGCGAGGTGATGCTCGGCGGCTACCAGGAGCGCAACATCCGCGTCTGGGCCGACGCGCGCAAGATGGAAGCCTACGGCCTGACCTCGGACGACCTGGTCACGGCCATCCGGAGGCAGCACGTCGAGGTCCCCGCCGGGCGGATCGAGACGGCCGACCGCGAGATGAACGTGCGGGCCGAGGGGGAGGCGATCGACGTCCGGCAGTTCGCCGACCTCGTCGTGGCCACCCGCGCCGCGTCGCCGATCCGCCTGAGCGACGTGGCGGTGGTGCAGGACGGCCTGGAGGACAAGCGGCGCGTGGCTCGGGTCATGGGGAGGCCGGCGCTCGGATTCGGCATCAAGAAGCAGCGCGGCTCGAACGCCGTGGACGTGGCGCACGCGGTCAAGGCGAAGATGGCGGAGATCACGCCGACCCTGCCGGAAGGGCTGTCCATGGGCATCTCCTTCGACGGCACGACCTTCATCGAGGACGCCATCCACGAGATCGAGATCGCCCTGATCCTGGCGGCGATTCTCACCGGGATCGTCTGCTGGCTGTTCCTCGGGTCGTGGTCGTCCACCGTCAACATCCTCCTGGCGATCCCGACGTCGATCGTCGGCACGTTCATCTGCATCTATTTCTTCGGCTTCACCCTCAACACCTTCACCCTGCTCGGCCTGTCGCTGTCGGTCGGCATCGTCGTGGACGACGCGATCATGGTCCTGGAGAACATCTACCGTCACCGGGAGCACGGCGAAGACCGGGTGCAGGCGGCCATCCTCGGGGCGCGCGAGATCACCTTCGCCGCCGTGGCGGCGACCGCCGCCATCGTGGCGATCTTCCTGCCGGTCGCCTTCATGAAGGGGATCATCGGCCGGTTCTTCTTCGAATTCGGCGTGACCATCTCGGTGGCGGTCCTGCTGTCGCTTCTCGAGGCGTTGACGCTGACTCCCATGCGCTGCTCGCAGTTCCTGGAGGTGGGGGCGCGCGGCGGCCGCTTCAGCGCGGCCCTCGATCGCTTCTTCACGCGCCTGTCAGGGGGCTACCGGCGCTGGCTGGAGCCGTCCCTGCGCCACCGCGGGCTGGTCATCACGGGCGCGACGCTGCTGTTCCTGGGGTCGCTCGGCATCCTCGTCTTCATGAACCGCGAGTTCGTGCCCTCACAGGACCAGAGCCGGATCTTCATGCGCATCCAGACGCCGGTCGGATCGTCGGTGGATTACACGGACCGGATGCTCAAGCGGGTGGAGGATTTCGTGATGTCCCGGCCCGAGCTGGATCGGTACATGGCGTCAGTCGGGGGCTTTGGCGGCGGCGACGTCAACACCGGCGTCGCCTTCGTGACCCTGAAGCCGCCCCGGGAGCGCCCCGTCGATCCGCAGGCCGGCCACCGGCTGTCGGCGCAGGAGCTGATGGCGATCGCGCGGCGCGAGCTGAACGCGATTCCGGGGCTCAAGGCGACCATGCAGGACCCGTCGCAGCAGGGGTTCACGGCGCAGCGCGGCTTCCCGGTCGAGCTGTCGCTGCGCGGCCCCGACTGGGACCGCCTGGCGGAGTACTCCGCGACGCTCATGGAGCGGATGCGGGGGACCGGCCTGGTGACCGACGTGGACACCGACTACCAGGTCGGGATGCCGGAGGTGCACGTCGTCCCCGACCGGCAGAAGGCGGCCGACCTCGGGATCAGCATGGACACCATCGGGTCGACCGTGAACACGATGATCGGCGGGGCCCGGGTGGCGCGCTTCAAGGACAAGGGGCGCCGCTACGACATCCGGGTCCGGCTGCTGGCCGAGCAGCGATCCAGGCCCGACGACATCAACCGCCTGCTGGTGCGCACCTCCGCCGGCGGTCTCGTGCACCTCGGCGACATCGTACAGATCGTCGAGAAGCCGACCCTCCAGGTCATTTCGCACCAGGACAGGCAGCGGGCCATCGGGATCTTCGCCAACGTCGCCCAGGGGGCCTCGCAGGCCGACGTCCTGGCGCGCCTGCACGGGATCGGCCGCGAGATCCTGCCCGAGGGGTACCAGCTGGTCTTCTCGGGCTCCGCCCAGGTCTTCCAGGAGTCGTTCCGGTCCCTGATCTTCGCCCTGGTCCTCGGCCTGGTCGTGGCGTACATGGTCCTGGCGTCCCAGTTCAACTCGTTCATCCACCCGTTCACGGTCCTTCTCGCCCTCCCGTTCTCGATCACCGGGGCGCTCGTCACCCTGTGGGTCGGCGGGTGCTCGCTGAACATCTATTCGATGATCGGCATCATCCTGCTGATGGGGATCGCCAAGAAGAACTCGATCATCCTCGTCGATTTCACGAACCAGCTCCGCGAGCGGGGACGGCCGCGCCAGGAGGCGCTGCTCGAGGCCTGCCCGATCCGGCTGCGGCCCATCCTGATGACCTCGGTGTCGACCATCGCGGGCGC
This sequence is a window from Candidatus Polarisedimenticolia bacterium. Protein-coding genes within it:
- a CDS encoding efflux RND transporter permease subunit — encoded protein: MSLSDISIRNHVFAWMLMAALIIFGGIGFARLGVSQNPDVDFPVINVQVTLEGASPEVMESDVIEPLEDAVTTIEGVKSISSTSKQGRATVIVEFDLKRNIDLALQDVQTRVAQAARILPREVDPPTISKTNPEDQPIMWLNLSGNKDPRALADYVRNVLKDQFQTLPGVGEVMLGGYQERNIRVWADARKMEAYGLTSDDLVTAIRRQHVEVPAGRIETADREMNVRAEGEAIDVRQFADLVVATRAASPIRLSDVAVVQDGLEDKRRVARVMGRPALGFGIKKQRGSNAVDVAHAVKAKMAEITPTLPEGLSMGISFDGTTFIEDAIHEIEIALILAAILTGIVCWLFLGSWSSTVNILLAIPTSIVGTFICIYFFGFTLNTFTLLGLSLSVGIVVDDAIMVLENIYRHREHGEDRVQAAILGAREITFAAVAATAAIVAIFLPVAFMKGIIGRFFFEFGVTISVAVLLSLLEALTLTPMRCSQFLEVGARGGRFSAALDRFFTRLSGGYRRWLEPSLRHRGLVITGATLLFLGSLGILVFMNREFVPSQDQSRIFMRIQTPVGSSVDYTDRMLKRVEDFVMSRPELDRYMASVGGFGGGDVNTGVAFVTLKPPRERPVDPQAGHRLSAQELMAIARRELNAIPGLKATMQDPSQQGFTAQRGFPVELSLRGPDWDRLAEYSATLMERMRGTGLVTDVDTDYQVGMPEVHVVPDRQKAADLGISMDTIGSTVNTMIGGARVARFKDKGRRYDIRVRLLAEQRSRPDDINRLLVRTSAGGLVHLGDIVQIVEKPTLQVISHQDRQRAIGIFANVAQGASQADVLARLHGIGREILPEGYQLVFSGSAQVFQESFRSLIFALVLGLVVAYMVLASQFNSFIHPFTVLLALPFSITGALVTLWVGGCSLNIYSMIGIILLMGIAKKNSIILVDFTNQLRERGRPRQEALLEACPIRLRPILMTSVSTIAGAVPSALALGPGAETRIPMALAVIGGIVVSTFMTLFVVPSAYSTLDDLNLWIAARRGRKKMLAAGGAVPAAGGSLPAPGSAHAAPAGASHTAARALQSGAHADPR
- a CDS encoding efflux RND transporter periplasmic adaptor subunit — protein: MKRAPWIAVILLLAGAAAGCSGGADGAPKNSPAAAAAAPSPSRVLRVATTPAAIKDVTYTIEAVGSIEAREQVQVVAGVEGVVASVRFREGDAVTPSTVLATIDPERFRMLAERAKANLDKIDAQSRQAIADLKRREELLKQVPPLVSEEEVERARQEAERLRASVAEARSQFELADLDRRRSVVHPLVPGVINSKTVATGQHVEAQAVLATLVDTRALEVRFRISEQESVRLTDGVEVRFTTAGRPGKEFTARVFHVSSTADPTSRMVECLARVDNPAGVLKPGFFAEVKADVESHKGAVVIPERSVLSTDRGFVVFEVIDGKAVERRVSLGLRTRDGGVEIASGLEPSAQVVTDGGDILRDGATVQVVSAAPAGAAQ